AAGTATTGCTGGCACCCCAGCCCTAACTTCCTGCAGTTTCCTCACTGCCTCACCTTGTGGTTAGAAGCCAGGCAATCCACCCCTCTTTTGTAGGGCTGGGGCTTATGTTCCCTTATTTGGTTTGGCCCTCACAGTTGCCGCCTCCAAGGACTCCGAAATAAAATGCATTCTCTGTAGAACTGGTTTCAAGTGATGCTCCAATTTAAAAAGGGATTTATGGACAATCAGTATAAATGACCTGGGTTTGGATCTAGTTCTATCACTTAATAGAATGGGATttaagggctggcaggttagctcagctggttagagcatggtgctgataacacggcCCTGGATTCGATCcttatactggccagccgccaaaaccaaaccaaaccaaaccaaacaccAAACAAACAGAATGGAATCTCAGGCATGTCACTTTACTATTTCATTCATCTGTAACATTCTCATGATAATGGTTATTTCAAAAGATTATGAAAAGAACCAATGACACTGTAAATTACTTAATCGGatacaaagtaaatataaaacaaacgTTAGTTATTATGATTAGAAAGTGAATTTTAGCAAATTAAAGACTGAAAACTAATTAAGAGAGCTGCTTGATTCTGTCGAATCGGAATTTCCCTGGTTGATACGTTCCCAGAACCCTTCTAAATAACACACCTATCACTGGGAGAAGAGAGGATGAGGATGAAGTAGCGGGAGCTGGAGTGAACGGGCCCGGGCTGGAACGCGCACCCGCGCGAGTGCGAGGCGTGCAGGTCAGTGCGCCCGCCTCTCCCTGGGGCGGGGCGCGGGAGGACACCTCGCGGTCTTCTGCCGTTCGGACCGAGCCGGGGCCGCTTCGCGAAGCTGCCGGGCGGCGCCGTAAGGTCTGCGTTCTCTCCGCCCCTCGCCGCACGCCGCGCCCTGCTCCGCCCGCTCCGCCCGCTCCGCCCCGCGAGTTCCGGCGCCGTCTCGTCTTGCCCTCGCTGTCGGGAACCGAGCTCAGCAGTTCCCAGCCTTCCGGTCCTGACTCAGGACAGAGTTACCGGAAAGCTCCCGACCTCTGTGGGCCGCGGGGCGGTCTgcgggcggggccgggggcgcgGGAGTGGCGGGAGCGGGGTGGGGTCGTCCGCGGCGGGGCGCTCGGCCCCCTCGGGCTTCCAGGAAGCGCTGAGTCTCCTTTTCTCCGGGCCTCAGTCCTCCTGTGGAGGATTTGGGGTCTCCAGGTCCGACGGAGTTGGCCGATGTGCAGAGACGGGCTCTTACGTGGGGCTCGGGGCTGGACTCTGCCGGGGCCCTGAGCCCAGGTCCGGGGGTCACTGGGCGCCCGCGTGTGATTGACGCGCTGTCCCGACAGCCGCAGGCCGCAGCCCCGCCCTTGGCCCTCAGGCCGTCCTAGATGCGGCCTGGACGCCCTCCGGAGTAGGAAGGCGAAATCACAATGTGACGAATCAATTTGGGGGAAACGCGCGTTTTCATCAGCTTGTTAACGTGTccgtattttctttatctttataacGAAAAATTTGAAAACTCACAGTCTCGCCTTTACCTAATAACTGGACTTCTCTTTTCTCGTGGTCTGTCATGGCTTTTTACTGAGCTTGAAGTCATCTGCTCACTCCAGTTTGTCTTGCACTGACATTTTAACTAAAAGATGGGTCACATACACTTCCCACGTTTCTATTTAATCTTAATGgtgtttcattcatctttaaaaataataataatatatatatttatattagtgaggttatattttattttattcatcataaAATACTTGCATGTCTTCCTCCAGGAGGGGCTCTTCAAGTTCTTAGATAAGAcaagttaattaattaaattaccaTTATAGCCATTGAGGGCCCGAGAAACCACCTCCTTGGAGACTGTCTCATAAGCCAAGTCCTGGGAGGCATCATGGAGAACTCCATCCAGCTTGAACGACCAGTCTGTGTGCTGGGGAGTGACGACTCCTTTCCGAGTGTCTTGTGTTAAGTGAATATGAGTGCTTTTCTTGTCATCTCCATATCTGATCATTTCATGAGCAAAGTCATCAGTGGGTTTGGCATGGATGAATGCGTGAACTTTTTTCCTATGACCCATTCTAGTGCTTGCGAGACAGCGGTGCTCCGGGAGCACGATGGCTGCactaatattttttgaatggataataatgataataaaaataagtccAAACATGAACAAAAAGTGTGCAAGGGAAAAATCTCTTCCCATCCCTACACTGAGTTCCCCATTCCCTTTCCTAGAAGAAATAACTGCTGCCAGTTTATGCCCTTCACAGATTACctatctatatgtgtatatatttgtatgtgcataaatatatttcctccattttttccTTACCCCCAAACCACATGCTTTTTACACTGCTCTGCACCCAGGTCTTTTCAATTAACAACATATCTCGGAGACCTTGAACCAGTCCAAGCGCAGGACGATATGCAAAATGACGAGTGATTTAAAATTGTCTTTCCATGGTTGGCTGTAAAGTACTTCCGGCTTTTTGCAAATATAGGCAGAGGACCAAACAATGGGAATAAAAAGATGTATTTCTAGCCCTTACCATGCATTAGCTCTTTCTTTCTAAACAAAGGGAAATTTTTTTCCAGTATTCTTACTGCAGCTTGGAGGGAACCCCCATGTCGTGCAAAGCCTTTTACTTCCCTCTGGTTCACTCTGCTCCAGCTATTTCTGGAACACAGCAGCTTTCTCTTGCCACAGGACTCTTGCACTTGCAGCCTCTCAGTCTGGAAGCTTGTACCCCAGATGTGCCTAGAACTATGTGCCTagttccctcacttccttcaggtcttaactcaaaagtcaccttctcacctggggtatggagtccgggaccggaccaccctcccacaaccaggcacactgcaccagtgcctcagtgcctgctccgaggcctgaggcatggagaaggggactggacatctctcccacaaccaggcacaccacgccagcaccgtgggccctgcccagggcatggagaaggggaccagaccaccctcccacaaccaggcacactgagccagtgctttggggcccacccagggacccagggtatggagtcggggaccggaccaccctcccacagccagacacaacatgccagcacctcggagcccacccgggGAACTGGGGCACGGATAAGGGGACTGGgcttctctcccacaaccaggcacaacatgccagcaccttggggcctgacaggggacccaaggcaaggagaaggggaccaaacacaccccacaaccaggcatactgccagtgccaaggagcatgccaaaaacagcacccccacgtgggtggcccaccacagtcaccacaataaccatggctgctgcaaaagtggctagatgccacagccaccatgcagatggtccgccaaccactggagtgcattcacataagagtcaccagcagagacaaagaaaagaagaggatgtctctttccacaaaacccatttcagagtgacagaagaagcatctgctctatgataatattgggggacctgatcacatctctcagcattggacagatcatctaggtaacaagttaacagagtaaccattattcttgcagaaggagagaagaaatctaggcaattagagggtggagggggagggaatgggggaaggggagaggttggacaaggggcataaagaataattatgatttgtaacaatatatatgttagtaatattgatttaatcaatatatctcagtgttcaacccccaaaatatgtataatcgattttgattcaataaataaaataaaaaatgaaaatgaaaaaaccaaaaaccaaaaaccaaaaaaaaccccaaaagtcaCCTTCTCAGGGAGCCTTTCTTGGCCACACTATCtaaaattttacacacacacacacacacacacacacacacgcacgcacacacacacacacagatatctCATATCCTGCTGCCCTCTTTCTCTTTAGCATTTAGCACATTTAATGTACTAAAGGAAAACTGTTTCCTCTACTCACATTTCTGACACCAAATGGGTGGGTTTTCCACAGCAAGCAATTCTGCAATTCTCAGTGGATAACAACTGGGTATCCTACAGTTCAACTCAATTCAAACTTTTAACTATGCAGAGTTAAtgcagatcccacaggttaagggctcagtcacACAAGGCTGACCCCCCACTTCGAATGCCAGTCACAAGTCCTAGGTTGTCACTGGTACTTCTGACCCATTGGCTACAAACTGGGGGCTCTTATAAACCCCTCTTCATGTTTGAGAATTTGCTAAAATGGCTCACAAAACTGAGGGagacattttcttacatttactggtttattataaaggacattacAAAGTTTACAGATggacagccaaatggaagaggtGCAGAGGGCCAGGTATGAGGGAGGGGCTTGGAGCTTCCATGCTCTCTCCAGGCTTGCCACCCTCTTGGCACCTTGATGTGTTTGCCAACCCAGAAGCTCTTTAaatcctgtctttatttatttatttactattatttatttatttatttatttatttattatgttggTTCATTACGTAGTACAGtccatgattgattaaatcattgggtGTTGGTGATTAAGTCAAACTCCAGCTGTTCTCCATACCCAgaggttgggaggtggggctgaaagttccaaccctctaatcaccgTGGATGGTTCCTTTGgtaaccagcccccatcctcaaAGAGTCACCTCCTTAGCATAAAGTCATTTATGGTTGGAAGGGGCTTAttgtgaataacaaaagacatccCTCTTACCCCCATCACTTGGGAAATTCTAAGTGTTTTAGGAGATCTGTGTCAGGAATctgggatgaagaccaaatatgtatATGTCATGACATCACACATGCTACATATTTTATCTTGTTATTATCTGCCTTGCCCATTAGAGTGTAAAAtacatgagggcagggatttgttttttatctctctttttgtcATTACTGGATCCCCAAAGTTTAGAAcaatgcttagcacatagtagacactatttttatttaataaagacTGTTTGATGGCATTGTTTGTCAGAGCAGAGAGTAGGAGAC
The sequence above is drawn from the Cynocephalus volans isolate mCynVol1 chromosome 8, mCynVol1.pri, whole genome shotgun sequence genome and encodes:
- the LOC134383351 gene encoding kinesin-like protein KIF9 encodes the protein MGHRKKVHAFIHAKPTDDFAHEMIRYGDDKKSTHIHLTQDTRKGVVTPQHTDWSFKLDGVLHDASQDLAYETVSKEVVSRALNGYNGNLIN